One genomic window of Methanosarcina acetivorans C2A includes the following:
- the recQ gene encoding DNA helicase RecQ, translated as MDIDYGVLRDSKNELESRVLRSARMHSVLRQYFGYTAFRPLQEEIIRDVLDRKDVFVLMPTGGGKSICYQLPSLLLDGVTVVVSPLISLMKDQVDGLEANGIAAACMNSTQSAREIRDVKSAFLENRLKILYIAPERLMMPGTITFLKKGKISLFAIDEAHCISEWGHDFRPEYRKLKLLRDPKTGFPDVPVIALTATATGRVRKDIIVQLGLDLDPEKGLYVASFNRSNLYYEVRPKKDTFSEITDYLLRHRGEAGIIYCQSRNNVETLTKKLNLAGFRALPYHAGLSDSERSRNQEMFIKDDVDIIVATIAFGMGIDKSNVRFVIHYDLPRNLESYYQETGRGGRDGSPCECILFFSRGDRFKIEYFIAQKTNEKEKDISLVQLRQMVAYCEGNKCRRQALLEYFGEELSASCGNCDTCLRPKDTFDGTEAARKLITCIQELNQRFGTNYVIDVLTGSKNKKVRKNRHEKLKSHGNGREFTKEQWRSLASEMLNTGLLEVSGTQYPVLKLNSMSRKILNGSESVELVCPEGFIPEAEEIFIPPAPAGKVKAKAEDNIQPSTTEYSTATDILKKAKSGGLLKSGTEHDPILFERLKALRKKIALKRNLPPYIIFSDTSLKEMASKFPQTPEEFHSITGVGDHKLRKYGDDFLQEIGDYCRDYGLISGENAEDSGDSESVPEKQINISKGRTPKSASSESASSESASSELKIEAEELGFSNPASEVGNGSASGIPSSGILPEKSSEARSLPAKRVRYLDMSIQDWSEVDSSEIGSTELNSSELDSSELDSSEKDSSEIDPLEIDLFEKASLEKTYSLYLQGLDIGEIAEIEGLSTKNAYRQFEKLILAGKVRKIEGLVSPERQQQIIKATEILEIEFESLLRARLGDNCREEEMKLIRAFLLSKMLFSV; from the coding sequence ATGGACATTGATTACGGAGTATTGAGAGATAGTAAAAATGAACTTGAGTCCAGGGTATTGAGGTCTGCCAGGATGCACTCCGTACTCCGTCAGTACTTCGGATACACTGCTTTTCGCCCCCTGCAGGAGGAAATTATCAGGGATGTCCTTGACCGAAAAGACGTCTTTGTGCTCATGCCTACGGGAGGGGGTAAGTCGATCTGCTACCAGCTTCCTTCCCTTCTCCTGGACGGGGTCACTGTTGTGGTTTCTCCCCTTATCTCCCTTATGAAAGACCAGGTTGACGGGCTTGAAGCAAACGGGATTGCTGCAGCCTGCATGAACAGTACCCAGAGTGCCAGAGAAATCCGGGATGTTAAATCAGCTTTTCTGGAAAACAGGTTGAAGATACTCTATATCGCACCCGAGAGGCTCATGATGCCCGGGACCATTACCTTCCTGAAAAAGGGCAAGATTAGCCTTTTTGCAATCGATGAAGCGCACTGCATTTCTGAATGGGGTCATGATTTCCGGCCTGAGTATCGGAAATTGAAACTCCTGAGAGACCCGAAGACAGGTTTTCCTGATGTGCCAGTCATCGCACTCACGGCTACGGCTACCGGCAGGGTCAGAAAAGATATCATAGTTCAGCTCGGACTTGATCTCGACCCGGAAAAAGGTCTTTACGTTGCCAGCTTTAACCGGAGCAACCTTTACTATGAAGTCAGACCGAAGAAAGATACTTTTTCCGAGATTACCGACTACTTGCTCAGGCACAGGGGTGAAGCCGGGATCATTTATTGCCAGAGCCGGAACAACGTGGAAACCCTTACAAAAAAGCTGAACCTTGCAGGGTTCAGGGCACTTCCCTATCATGCCGGGCTTTCCGATTCCGAACGCTCCCGAAACCAGGAGATGTTCATAAAAGATGACGTGGACATAATAGTGGCGACGATCGCTTTCGGGATGGGGATCGACAAGTCCAATGTCCGTTTTGTAATCCACTATGATCTCCCCCGTAACCTTGAAAGCTATTACCAGGAAACAGGGCGGGGAGGCAGGGACGGAAGCCCATGCGAATGCATCCTTTTTTTCAGCAGGGGAGACCGTTTTAAAATTGAGTACTTTATTGCACAGAAAACAAATGAGAAAGAAAAGGACATCTCCCTTGTGCAGTTAAGGCAGATGGTGGCTTACTGCGAAGGAAATAAGTGCAGGCGCCAGGCACTTCTGGAGTATTTCGGAGAAGAGCTTTCAGCTTCATGTGGGAACTGTGATACCTGCCTCAGGCCTAAAGACACTTTTGACGGGACTGAAGCTGCCAGAAAACTGATCACCTGTATTCAGGAATTGAACCAGCGGTTTGGAACGAACTATGTTATTGATGTGCTCACAGGCTCAAAGAATAAAAAGGTCAGGAAAAACCGCCATGAAAAGCTGAAATCTCATGGGAACGGCAGGGAGTTTACAAAGGAGCAGTGGAGGTCGCTTGCTTCCGAAATGCTGAACACCGGGCTTCTTGAAGTAAGTGGGACCCAGTACCCTGTCCTGAAACTTAACTCTATGAGCAGGAAGATTTTGAATGGTTCGGAGAGTGTTGAGCTTGTCTGTCCTGAGGGTTTTATTCCCGAAGCCGAAGAAATTTTTATCCCTCCAGCCCCTGCAGGTAAGGTCAAAGCAAAAGCTGAAGACAATATACAGCCTTCTACCACTGAATACTCAACTGCTACCGATATTCTTAAAAAAGCAAAGTCTGGAGGGCTTCTCAAATCGGGAACAGAGCATGACCCTATTCTTTTTGAGAGGCTAAAAGCTCTGAGAAAAAAGATCGCTTTAAAGAGAAACCTGCCACCATACATCATTTTTTCCGATACTAGCCTGAAGGAGATGGCTTCAAAGTTCCCGCAAACTCCTGAAGAGTTCCATTCTATCACAGGGGTGGGAGACCATAAACTCCGGAAATATGGGGATGATTTCCTCCAGGAAATAGGGGATTACTGCAGGGACTACGGCTTAATTTCTGGCGAAAACGCCGAAGACTCCGGAGATAGTGAGTCGGTGCCCGAAAAACAGATAAATATCTCAAAGGGCCGAACCCCCAAAAGTGCATCTTCAGAAAGTGCATCTTCAGAAAGTGCATCTTCAGAACTCAAAATTGAAGCCGAAGAGCTTGGTTTTTCAAATCCTGCTTCAGAAGTCGGTAACGGGAGCGCATCAGGGATACCATCCTCTGGCATCCTCCCCGAAAAATCTTCCGAAGCTCGTAGCTTGCCTGCAAAGAGAGTAAGGTATCTGGATATGAGCATTCAGGATTGGTCGGAAGTAGATTCTTCTGAAATAGGTTCTACTGAACTTAATTCTTCTGAACTTGATTCTTCTGAACTTGATTCTTCTGAAAAGGATTCTTCTGAAATCGATCCCCTTGAAATAGATCTGTTTGAAAAGGCTTCGCTTGAAAAGACTTATTCTCTCTATTTGCAGGGACTCGATATCGGTGAAATTGCAGAGATCGAAGGTTTGAGTACAAAAAATGCTTACAGACAGTTTGAAAAATTGATACTTGCCGGGAAGGTCCGAAAAATTGAAGGGCTTGTGTCGCCGGAAAGACAGCAGCAAATAATAAAGGCAACTGAAATATTGGAAATTGAATTTGAATCCCTGCTCAGGGCAAGGCTTGGAGATAACTGCCGGGAAGAGGAAATGAAGCTTATAAGGGCTTTTCTCCTCTCAAAAATGCTTTTTTCAGTCTGA
- the guaA gene encoding glutamine-hydrolyzing GMP synthase — MVKPEKFIPKAIEKISQEIKEGKAIIALSGGVDSSVCAELAYRAIGDRLQPIYIDTGLMRKGETERIKHIFSHMNLHVVYAKDRFLEALAGVTDPEEKRKAVGETFIRVFEDEAKRIAADYLIQGTIYPDRIESEGGIKSHHNVGGLPSVMDFEKIVEPIEDLYKDEVREVAWALQLPEEICERMPFPGPGLAVRILGEVTEEKLEVVREANFIVEEELLERFCPWQTFAAVLGKGTGVKGDIRAYGWIVAVRAVGSRDGMTAEALELPWEVLKHLEARITSEIPKVARVVYDITPKPPATIEFE, encoded by the coding sequence ATGGTAAAACCCGAAAAGTTCATTCCAAAGGCAATTGAGAAAATCAGCCAGGAGATAAAAGAGGGGAAGGCAATTATTGCACTTTCCGGAGGTGTGGACAGTTCTGTTTGTGCGGAGCTGGCTTACAGGGCAATAGGAGACAGGCTGCAGCCCATCTATATAGATACCGGGCTTATGAGGAAAGGGGAAACCGAGAGGATAAAGCACATTTTCTCGCATATGAACCTGCACGTCGTGTATGCGAAGGACAGGTTCCTTGAAGCCCTTGCCGGAGTTACGGACCCTGAAGAGAAAAGGAAGGCTGTTGGTGAGACCTTCATCCGCGTTTTTGAAGACGAAGCAAAGAGGATTGCAGCCGATTATCTGATCCAGGGTACTATATATCCTGATAGGATCGAGTCCGAAGGTGGGATCAAGTCCCACCACAACGTAGGAGGGCTTCCAAGCGTCATGGACTTCGAGAAGATCGTTGAGCCTATTGAAGACCTTTACAAAGATGAGGTAAGAGAAGTCGCCTGGGCCCTTCAGCTGCCTGAAGAGATCTGCGAAAGGATGCCTTTCCCTGGTCCGGGACTTGCTGTACGGATTCTCGGAGAAGTTACGGAAGAAAAGCTTGAGGTGGTGCGGGAAGCTAACTTCATAGTCGAAGAGGAACTTCTGGAGAGGTTCTGCCCCTGGCAGACCTTTGCTGCCGTGCTCGGCAAAGGGACAGGAGTTAAGGGCGATATCCGGGCTTATGGCTGGATCGTGGCCGTAAGGGCTGTGGGGTCGAGAGACGGAATGACCGCAGAAGCCCTCGAACTTCCGTGGGAAGTCCTCAAGCATCTCGAAGCCAGGATCACTTCCGAAATTCCGAAGGTTGCCAGGGTGGTGTACGACATCACACCAAAACCTCCTGCGACTATCGAGTTTGAATAA
- a CDS encoding GNAT family N-acetyltransferase, producing MRIIDGTEEILEKILDKKDRIIYNLFYLIREGDSAFFATDDSTYIIGQGNESAPLWMWLKQIPDENVENEICDIIKSRLVLNQYLQLNAYDKYARKILDRVSKKTGLGYCVSVPMIAYACNQAISRYKISGQIVTPKEEHKEIMARFITEFITEITYDTEKTAINESKANGFANAMVNSNNLFLWEDDGKIVSMARIAHKTGEYARINTVFTEREQRGKGYAGMLVGKMSEKLLEENRIPMLYADARNPASNAAYQKIGFVKYGEVTEYVFSENRC from the coding sequence ATGAGAATCATAGATGGAACTGAAGAAATTCTTGAAAAAATATTAGATAAAAAAGATAGGATTATTTATAATTTGTTCTATCTGATTCGTGAAGGAGATAGTGCTTTTTTTGCTACGGATGATAGTACATATATAATTGGGCAGGGCAACGAAAGTGCCCCTTTGTGGATGTGGTTAAAGCAAATACCAGACGAAAATGTAGAAAATGAAATATGCGATATTATTAAAAGCAGATTAGTACTGAATCAATACCTGCAATTGAATGCGTATGACAAATATGCCAGGAAAATCCTGGACAGGGTTTCTAAGAAAACGGGACTTGGGTATTGTGTCAGTGTCCCAATGATTGCATATGCCTGCAATCAGGCAATAAGCAGATATAAAATAAGCGGACAAATCGTTACGCCCAAAGAGGAACACAAGGAAATAATGGCCAGATTTATAACTGAGTTTATAACTGAAATAACATATGATACAGAAAAAACGGCCATTAATGAAAGTAAGGCAAACGGTTTTGCCAATGCAATGGTAAATTCCAATAATTTATTTTTGTGGGAAGATGACGGTAAGATTGTTTCAATGGCTAGGATTGCTCACAAAACAGGAGAATACGCAAGAATAAATACCGTATTTACAGAACGTGAACAAAGAGGAAAAGGATATGCTGGTATGCTTGTAGGTAAGATGAGTGAAAAACTCTTAGAGGAAAATAGAATTCCTATGTTGTATGCAGATGCAAGAAATCCTGCTTCAAATGCAGCATATCAAAAAATAGGATTTGTAAAGTATGGTGAAGTAACAGAGTATGTATTTAGTGAAAATAGATGTTAA
- a CDS encoding archaeosine biosynthesis radical SAM protein RaSEA: MSLNKAVLEIRQRIKVKPSPTNEPAASWTGTDLVNGVQTKTLTVIFKSAGCRWGKAGGCTMCGYVYDCASEPPSLEDYMAQLEKAMRKAEKFPEFMVKIFTSGSFLDEQEVLPEARDAILKNLTEDPRVTKVLVETRPNYVTEENVQACLSILKNKPFELAFGLETSSDKIRRDSINKGFTFQDFVHAAETAKKYGVTVKVYLMLKPLFLSERQAMEDIIRSIDDAAPYADTISINLCNVQKGTLVEALWEKGQYRPPWLWSIIEILRQAKAAHPELPLMSDPVGAGSKRGPHNCKICSSEVADSLRTFSLTQNPADLSTADCECKELWKKVLEIEDFTYGTPILD; this comes from the coding sequence ATGTCCCTGAATAAAGCAGTACTGGAGATCCGACAACGGATAAAAGTAAAGCCCTCACCTACGAATGAACCCGCGGCAAGCTGGACCGGAACGGATCTTGTGAACGGGGTCCAGACTAAAACCCTCACTGTAATCTTCAAAAGCGCAGGCTGCCGCTGGGGAAAAGCCGGTGGCTGTACGATGTGCGGTTACGTCTATGACTGCGCAAGCGAGCCCCCTTCCCTCGAGGATTACATGGCACAGCTTGAAAAAGCGATGAGGAAAGCTGAAAAGTTTCCTGAGTTCATGGTCAAGATCTTTACCTCAGGCAGTTTCCTGGATGAACAGGAAGTCCTTCCAGAAGCCAGGGATGCAATCCTCAAAAACCTTACAGAAGATCCGAGGGTCACCAAAGTGCTTGTCGAGACCCGCCCTAATTATGTAACGGAAGAGAACGTACAGGCTTGCCTCAGCATCCTGAAAAATAAACCTTTCGAACTCGCATTCGGGCTCGAGACCAGCTCGGATAAGATCCGAAGAGATTCCATTAACAAGGGTTTCACCTTCCAGGACTTTGTCCACGCAGCAGAAACTGCAAAAAAATACGGGGTAACCGTAAAAGTCTACCTTATGCTCAAGCCTCTCTTCCTCTCCGAAAGGCAGGCAATGGAAGATATCATACGTTCCATAGACGATGCGGCTCCTTATGCTGACACCATATCCATCAACCTCTGCAACGTCCAGAAGGGTACCCTTGTAGAAGCCCTCTGGGAAAAAGGCCAGTACCGCCCGCCCTGGCTCTGGAGCATAATTGAAATCCTCCGGCAGGCAAAAGCCGCCCACCCTGAGCTCCCCCTGATGTCCGATCCTGTCGGGGCGGGCTCAAAACGCGGCCCCCACAACTGTAAAATCTGCAGCTCGGAAGTTGCCGATTCCCTCAGGACTTTTTCACTCACCCAGAACCCTGCAGACCTCAGTACAGCAGATTGCGAATGTAAAGAACTCTGGAAAAAAGTCCTGGAGATCGAAGATTTCACATATGGAACACCCATTTTAGACTGA
- a CDS encoding GNAT family N-acetyltransferase, with product MDLLIRPVRLSDSEDINEMRRQEDVRANTLALATETIAFTEGFLKSLGIDDHVLVAELDGKVVGMAGVHPFKSARQRHTACLGMMVRTEFQGQGIGKKLLENILDLADNWLMLVRVELDVTSDNERAIHLYNSFGFELEGKKKYSIIKDGKYADLLMMARYRIPAQFK from the coding sequence ATGGATTTGCTTATCAGGCCTGTCAGGTTGAGTGACTCTGAGGACATTAATGAAATGAGAAGGCAGGAAGATGTCAGGGCGAATACACTTGCCCTGGCAACCGAAACCATTGCTTTTACCGAAGGATTCCTGAAGAGTCTGGGAATCGATGACCATGTACTGGTAGCCGAACTTGATGGAAAGGTCGTAGGAATGGCGGGAGTCCATCCCTTCAAAAGTGCAAGGCAGAGGCATACTGCCTGCCTTGGCATGATGGTAAGGACTGAATTTCAGGGTCAGGGCATTGGAAAAAAGCTGCTGGAAAACATCCTGGACCTTGCAGATAACTGGCTCATGCTTGTAAGGGTTGAGCTCGACGTCACCTCTGACAATGAAAGAGCAATTCACCTGTATAACTCATTCGGGTTTGAGCTTGAAGGAAAAAAGAAATATTCGATAATTAAGGACGGGAAGTATGCTGACCTCCTCATGATGGCCAGGTACAGGATTCCCGCTCAGTTTAAATAA
- the argB gene encoding acetylglutamate kinase, translated as MELKRENVLIEALPYMQEFYDSIMVIKVGGNAMVSTQIMEDIIKDIVLLRYVGIKPVIVHGGGPEITEKMERMGKKAEFFQGLRITDDETMEIARMVLVGNINTKIVSLIGIFGGKGVGFTGYDGRMILGHKQAVKRVLVDGVETEVDIGWVGESEVINPEILHIMLEKSYIPVISPIAVDAKGNALNINADTVAGDIAAALKAKKLILMTDVSGLLRNIKDPSSRISRVNLDQIDSLIEEGIISGGMIPKIKGAAVAVKSGVERAHVINGSVSHSMLLELFTDGGVGTMLYGPDHPPV; from the coding sequence ATGGAACTCAAAAGAGAGAATGTGCTTATTGAAGCTCTGCCTTATATGCAGGAATTCTATGACTCAATCATGGTTATCAAGGTGGGTGGGAATGCAATGGTCAGCACCCAGATCATGGAGGACATCATAAAGGATATCGTTCTCCTGCGTTATGTGGGGATCAAACCCGTTATTGTACACGGTGGAGGCCCTGAAATAACTGAAAAAATGGAACGTATGGGCAAAAAGGCCGAATTTTTCCAGGGACTCCGTATTACGGACGATGAAACTATGGAAATTGCCAGGATGGTTCTGGTAGGGAACATAAACACCAAGATTGTATCCCTTATCGGGATCTTCGGCGGCAAGGGTGTCGGGTTCACAGGCTATGACGGGCGAATGATCCTTGGCCACAAGCAGGCTGTAAAGCGTGTATTAGTCGATGGAGTGGAAACTGAAGTGGATATAGGCTGGGTAGGGGAAAGTGAGGTCATAAACCCGGAAATTCTTCATATTATGCTTGAAAAAAGCTATATCCCTGTAATCTCTCCAATCGCCGTGGACGCAAAAGGCAATGCCCTGAACATTAATGCTGATACGGTTGCAGGAGATATTGCAGCGGCTCTGAAAGCTAAAAAATTGATCCTTATGACCGATGTTTCCGGTCTGCTGAGAAATATTAAAGACCCGAGCAGCCGTATCTCCCGCGTAAATCTGGATCAAATCGATTCCCTTATTGAAGAAGGAATTATCAGCGGGGGCATGATCCCCAAAATCAAAGGCGCCGCTGTTGCGGTTAAAAGCGGAGTTGAGAGAGCTCATGTCATAAATGGGAGTGTTTCCCACTCCATGCTTCTTGAGCTTTTCACAGACGGCGGAGTAGGAACTATGCTCTATGGGCCGGACCACCCGCCGGTGTGA
- a CDS encoding non-histone chromosomal MC1 family protein: MSNTRNFVLRDEEGNEHGVFTGKQPRQAALKAANRGSGTKSKPDVIRLRERGTKKVHVFKAWKELVAAPKNRPDWMPEKISKPFVKKERIEKIE, translated from the coding sequence ATGTCCAACACAAGAAATTTTGTTTTACGAGACGAAGAAGGCAATGAACATGGAGTTTTCACTGGAAAACAGCCTCGGCAGGCTGCTCTGAAAGCTGCAAACCGGGGTTCCGGTACCAAATCCAAACCGGATGTCATCCGCCTCAGAGAACGCGGGACAAAGAAGGTGCACGTTTTCAAGGCATGGAAGGAACTTGTCGCAGCCCCCAAAAATAGGCCTGACTGGATGCCTGAGAAAATCAGCAAGCCCTTTGTCAAGAAAGAAAGAATTGAAAAAATTGAGTAA
- the mptA gene encoding GTP cyclohydrolase MptA — MEHCTFNLPDVQASKPSIAINLTRVGVTNMKKLVEIKRKDKRPIVLISTFDVFVDLPSDRKGANLSRNFEAVDEVLEKVLSTPVYEIEQLCSDIAHNLLGRHEYANQAEVRMKSEYMIRRASPSTGIKCQEVVNIFAEASAVRGVGDKDYFDVKKLIGAEVVGMTACPCAQEIMRDKAANELAELGVDRDTIIRFLEKVPMATHNQRGRGIISIKVAHDFDVSLESIIRIIERSMSSSVYEVLKRSDEKVVVETAHMNPKFVEDCVRAMADNIVKEFPNLPDNAVITIKQINEESIHRHNAFAERVALMGELRSEINQ, encoded by the coding sequence ATGGAACACTGTACTTTCAACCTCCCTGATGTCCAGGCCAGCAAACCAAGCATAGCTATCAACCTCACCCGTGTTGGGGTAACAAACATGAAAAAGCTGGTTGAAATCAAACGAAAGGACAAGCGCCCGATAGTGCTGATTTCAACTTTTGATGTCTTTGTTGACCTGCCTTCAGACCGCAAGGGAGCAAACCTCTCGAGGAACTTCGAAGCTGTAGACGAGGTGCTGGAGAAGGTGCTCAGTACACCGGTATACGAAATCGAACAACTATGCAGCGATATCGCACACAATCTGCTCGGTCGTCACGAATACGCGAATCAGGCTGAAGTAAGAATGAAAAGCGAATATATGATAAGGCGCGCCTCTCCTTCAACGGGGATCAAGTGTCAGGAAGTCGTTAATATCTTTGCCGAAGCTTCAGCTGTAAGAGGTGTCGGCGACAAAGACTACTTTGATGTAAAAAAGCTCATAGGGGCCGAAGTAGTTGGAATGACCGCCTGCCCCTGCGCTCAGGAAATAATGAGAGATAAGGCTGCAAACGAGCTTGCCGAACTTGGGGTTGACAGGGATACAATCATAAGATTCCTGGAAAAAGTTCCAATGGCGACCCACAACCAGCGCGGAAGAGGTATTATCTCGATCAAGGTAGCACACGATTTTGACGTTTCCCTTGAGAGTATAATCAGGATCATCGAGCGCTCCATGAGTTCAAGCGTCTATGAAGTCCTGAAACGTTCGGACGAAAAAGTTGTCGTGGAAACCGCACACATGAACCCGAAGTTTGTGGAAGATTGCGTAAGGGCAATGGCAGACAATATTGTAAAAGAGTTTCCGAACCTTCCCGATAATGCTGTGATCACTATCAAACAGATTAACGAAGAGAGCATACACAGGCACAACGCTTTTGCCGAAAGGGTTGCCCTCATGGGAGAACTCAGGAGCGAAATCAACCAGTAA
- a CDS encoding DUF2098 domain-containing protein codes for MADAEEITAVGRNKKPILVGNAVKYVNSDTVSRVSEIKKDEEGNVWVLLESTDLWYREETLEYTDLKPAEKREQREFTAKELEERFRKERETMQTYDLGKAGGGGAGG; via the coding sequence ATGGCTGATGCTGAGGAAATCACAGCAGTAGGGCGCAACAAAAAACCCATCCTAGTGGGAAATGCTGTCAAATACGTAAATAGCGATACGGTGAGCAGGGTCAGCGAGATCAAAAAGGACGAAGAAGGAAATGTTTGGGTCCTGCTCGAAAGTACCGACCTCTGGTACAGAGAAGAAACACTGGAATATACGGACCTCAAACCCGCAGAAAAGAGAGAACAGAGGGAGTTTACTGCCAAAGAACTGGAAGAAAGGTTCAGGAAAGAAAGGGAAACGATGCAGACCTATGATCTTGGAAAAGCCGGAGGAGGAGGAGCAGGAGGATAA
- a CDS encoding methanogenesis marker 14 protein, whose translation MALKPRIAESPQVRLIDLKSKPFFIVASVEVGNTTTKCILTATNMDTGRTHIINKIVRMTRDVRPPKSGEVIFGRTLTGVELTRESVAELVKGTLTESLEKASLDIKTDLNFVVRSTGVVAGFDSPEEVGEFIKALADGCLLAGVPPKNMTPPMSISNISKKLQKYSKLEKVIFDGAVAGVVPPIGSTGVEIVANEMEGELATAGIKEAAKLTDVDFRNPCISIDFGTTLDGRITSPDLPYAKTIGNFCGYAGAIPDAIIRGSKIVDARVGTALEVFEKQKPPSFLTLKLKAKAIEEYEKRIHELIIIEKVPADRKRYGSVPVRPDAAEEIGVTLIGCDVGENGSNMGKLSAIGLEICKSHGLPIVYAVIDEVMARVVCRLIEVAKKEGLIFEDTTIGITGRAGITGNKPKLILSCLENMNLAPKIDERVVFVDDGLARGAAVMARCMNSLGIPQQPLGGRHGGKCILAQRMKMQEK comes from the coding sequence ATGGCTCTTAAACCCAGAATTGCAGAATCTCCTCAGGTTCGTTTGATCGACCTCAAATCAAAACCGTTCTTTATTGTGGCTTCCGTAGAAGTCGGAAACACCACTACTAAGTGTATCCTTACGGCTACCAACATGGATACTGGCAGGACTCATATCATAAATAAAATCGTACGAATGACAAGGGACGTCCGTCCTCCCAAATCTGGAGAAGTCATATTCGGAAGAACGCTTACGGGAGTGGAGCTTACGCGCGAATCCGTTGCGGAACTGGTGAAGGGCACCCTGACCGAATCTCTGGAAAAAGCCAGCCTGGATATAAAGACAGACCTTAACTTTGTGGTGCGTTCAACAGGTGTCGTTGCAGGCTTTGATTCCCCTGAGGAGGTGGGCGAATTTATCAAAGCCCTGGCAGACGGCTGCCTACTGGCAGGGGTCCCTCCAAAGAATATGACTCCTCCAATGTCTATATCGAATATCTCTAAAAAACTCCAGAAATACAGTAAACTGGAAAAAGTCATCTTTGACGGGGCTGTAGCAGGTGTTGTGCCTCCGATCGGCTCCACAGGTGTTGAAATTGTTGCAAACGAAATGGAAGGAGAGCTTGCGACAGCAGGGATCAAGGAAGCGGCTAAACTGACGGATGTCGATTTCAGGAACCCCTGCATCTCAATCGACTTCGGGACAACCCTTGACGGCAGGATTACAAGCCCTGACCTGCCTTATGCAAAAACAATCGGAAACTTCTGCGGTTATGCGGGTGCAATTCCTGATGCCATTATTCGGGGTTCGAAAATTGTTGATGCCAGGGTAGGCACGGCTCTGGAAGTTTTTGAGAAACAGAAACCTCCTTCTTTCCTTACTTTGAAGCTGAAGGCTAAAGCCATCGAAGAGTATGAAAAGCGCATTCATGAACTCATAATCATTGAAAAAGTCCCTGCGGATAGAAAAAGGTACGGTAGCGTCCCTGTAAGGCCTGATGCCGCCGAAGAGATAGGGGTAACCCTTATAGGCTGTGATGTGGGGGAAAATGGCTCAAACATGGGAAAACTGAGCGCAATAGGTCTGGAGATCTGTAAAAGTCATGGGTTGCCTATTGTTTATGCTGTCATCGACGAGGTAATGGCCAGAGTGGTATGCAGGCTTATAGAGGTTGCAAAGAAAGAAGGGCTCATTTTTGAAGATACAACTATTGGAATTACAGGAAGGGCAGGGATTACCGGGAACAAGCCTAAATTAATCCTGAGCTGCCTTGAGAATATGAACCTTGCCCCCAAAATCGATGAGAGAGTAGTCTTTGTGGATGACGGGCTTGCCAGAGGTGCGGCGGTCATGGCGCGCTGCATGAATTCCCTGGGAATACCGCAACAACCTCTTGGCGGCAGACACGGCGGAAAATGTATTCTTGCACAGCGGATGAAAATGCAGGAAAAGTGA